The Candidatus Aminicenantes bacterium genomic sequence ACATGCTTAACCGCAGCCTCCAACTGATTCCCAGTATCCTGCCCATGGTCATCTCGCTGTTCCTGATCCCATTCATGACTTTCTTCCTGCTCAAAGACGGCCGGAGGCTGAAGAAATCTTTCATTCAAACCCTGCCCAATCGCTATTTTGAAATGACTATCAATTTAATTCATAAAATCGATGGCCAATTGAGCAGCTTTATCCGCGGCCAGATGTTGGTCTCCCTGTGTATTGGTATCCTATCCATCACCGCCCTGGCTATCCTCAGAGTGCCTTATTGCCTGATCATCGGCGCCATAGCCGGTGTGGCCAACCTGATCCCTTATTTCGGACCGATCGTCGGCGCCGTGCCGGCCATCATCCTCAACGTCATCGACAAGGGCTCCCTGAACGCCGCCCTGGTGGTGATCCTCGCCTTTCTCCTCATCCGCATGATCGACGACACGCTGGTTTCGCCCAACATCCTGGGCCGCAGCCTGGAGATTCACCCGCTGCTGGTGATCATCGTCATTTTTATCGGCGGCGAAATGTTCGGCCTGATGGGCCTGCTGCTGTGCATCCCGGTCACCGGCATCATCAAGGTGACCATCCAGGAGCTGCACTGGAGTTTCAAGCACTACCGTGCCTTCCGCATCGGTTCCTGATCGGGCTGTCCCGGCCGACAGGGAAATGAGATGGAAAAAGTGGTGAACGAATTCCTGCC encodes the following:
- a CDS encoding AI-2E family transporter produces the protein MLNRSLQLIPSILPMVISLFLIPFMTFFLLKDGRRLKKSFIQTLPNRYFEMTINLIHKIDGQLSSFIRGQMLVSLCIGILSITALAILRVPYCLIIGAIAGVANLIPYFGPIVGAVPAIILNVIDKGSLNAALVVILAFLLIRMIDDTLVSPNILGRSLEIHPLLVIIVIFIGGEMFGLMGLLLCIPVTGIIKVTIQELHWSFKHYRAFRIGS